Proteins from a single region of Dyadobacter fanqingshengii:
- a CDS encoding porin, whose product MKKVYCTVLSLMVPFLGFAKSDEDKKAAKADTIVVTEAKDEDDAKGAFAFSGYLDSYYMANFNKPASRSNMGGSNARVFDQRSGQFSLGLVQTKVAYTNAKSEAVVDLTFGPNANMGNYGNALFSTALAIKQAYFTYKFTDKFSMTAGQFGTNIGYEVIDAPANFNYSLSNLFNNGPFYHAGLKATYAFSDKASLMVGVVNNVDGLGDNNRKKGIISQLYFQPVANWNVYVNYIGSNEANPDTVTFKEPSAFYQVFDLTTSFQITEKFLLGLNAAYGSQKGDYQGYGGPADTETWGGVAVYANTALTDNFAIGARYEYFNNDSGVRGLLTPDGMGTSVNSITLTGNISLADGHILVKPEFRLDAYPKVSGAGEVQQFEDSDGEWTKNSQTTFGLAFIYKF is encoded by the coding sequence ATGAAAAAAGTCTATTGCACAGTATTATCTTTGATGGTTCCTTTTTTGGGTTTTGCAAAGTCAGATGAGGATAAAAAAGCCGCCAAAGCGGATACGATAGTGGTTACTGAGGCGAAGGACGAGGATGACGCTAAAGGTGCATTTGCATTCTCAGGCTATCTGGATTCTTATTACATGGCTAATTTCAACAAACCCGCTTCACGTTCTAACATGGGTGGAAGCAATGCACGCGTGTTCGATCAGCGTTCAGGTCAATTTTCTCTGGGCCTGGTTCAGACAAAAGTGGCTTATACCAATGCAAAGTCCGAAGCTGTGGTTGACTTGACATTTGGTCCTAACGCCAATATGGGTAACTACGGAAATGCATTGTTTAGCACCGCACTGGCTATCAAGCAAGCTTATTTTACTTACAAATTCACAGACAAGTTTTCGATGACCGCCGGGCAATTCGGAACGAACATCGGATACGAAGTGATCGACGCACCGGCCAACTTCAACTACTCTCTTTCAAACTTATTCAACAACGGCCCATTCTACCACGCTGGTTTGAAAGCAACTTATGCTTTTTCAGACAAAGCCTCTTTAATGGTGGGTGTTGTAAACAATGTTGACGGATTAGGAGATAACAACCGGAAAAAAGGCATTATCAGCCAGCTTTACTTTCAGCCAGTCGCAAACTGGAATGTATATGTGAACTATATCGGAAGCAACGAAGCAAATCCGGATACAGTTACTTTCAAAGAGCCGTCTGCATTCTATCAGGTTTTTGACCTTACTACAAGTTTCCAGATCACTGAGAAATTCCTGCTTGGATTGAATGCTGCATACGGAAGCCAAAAAGGAGATTATCAAGGTTACGGCGGGCCTGCTGACACAGAAACCTGGGGCGGTGTAGCTGTTTATGCCAACACAGCATTAACGGACAATTTCGCAATCGGTGCGCGTTACGAGTACTTTAACAATGACAGCGGCGTTCGCGGTTTGCTGACACCAGATGGCATGGGAACGAGCGTTAACTCAATCACTTTGACAGGTAACATCAGCCTTGCCGACGGACACATCCTGGTTAAACCTGAGTTCCGTCTGGATGCCTATCCAAAAGTAAGCGGTGCAGGCGAAGTACAGCAATTTGAAGATTCTGATGGTGAATGGACTAAAAACAGCCAGACAACTTTCGGCCTAGCATTTATTTACAAATTCTAA
- a CDS encoding ammonium transporter, with protein sequence MEKRNYIPLIILLVISILGAFIPNVPTQIVTEGINSGDTAWLLVSAALVLLMTPGLAYFYGGMVNNKNVISTMLQSFIAMGVISVLWVVVGFSLAFGDDLGGFVGNPMTHFMFKGVLDGPVWGTIPFALFAMFQMKFAVITPALVTGSMAERINFRSYVLFIILFCVFIYSPLAHMTWHADGILFKMGVLDFAGGTVVHMSAGWAALAGALYLKRRKSLTEDHVLPPANIPFVLLGTGLLWFGWFGFNAGSALSASPLAVSAFATTNTAAGAAGLSWVLFDVARGKKVSALGFCIGAVVGLVAITPAAGFVTVPASLFIGTIAAVISNYVAHLRTRSTLDDTLDVFPCHGVGGMVGMLMTGVFATSGVNSLVTDQGLAFGETTLFINHVIALVGVSVFAFGGSLLLLKITDLILPLRVSELDEKAGLDISQHDEFLIEA encoded by the coding sequence ATGGAAAAACGTAATTACATTCCACTGATTATCCTGCTCGTAATCAGTATCCTCGGTGCCTTCATCCCCAATGTTCCGACTCAGATCGTAACGGAAGGCATTAATTCCGGTGACACCGCCTGGTTGCTTGTGTCTGCTGCCCTGGTTTTGCTTATGACGCCGGGTCTGGCCTACTTTTACGGCGGAATGGTGAATAACAAAAACGTTATCTCGACAATGCTTCAAAGCTTCATCGCAATGGGCGTTATCAGTGTCCTTTGGGTTGTTGTGGGTTTTAGCCTTGCATTCGGTGATGACCTTGGCGGATTTGTTGGTAACCCAATGACGCACTTCATGTTCAAAGGCGTGTTGGACGGACCGGTTTGGGGAACGATTCCTTTCGCTCTTTTCGCCATGTTCCAGATGAAGTTCGCGGTAATCACACCTGCACTTGTAACGGGTTCTATGGCTGAGCGTATCAACTTCCGTTCTTACGTATTGTTCATCATCCTGTTCTGTGTATTCATTTATTCTCCATTGGCTCACATGACGTGGCATGCGGATGGTATCCTTTTCAAAATGGGTGTGCTTGACTTCGCAGGTGGAACGGTTGTTCACATGTCTGCTGGCTGGGCTGCTTTGGCCGGTGCGCTTTATCTGAAAAGACGCAAGTCGCTAACAGAAGATCACGTTTTGCCTCCTGCAAATATTCCTTTTGTTCTTTTGGGAACAGGTTTGCTTTGGTTCGGTTGGTTCGGTTTCAACGCAGGTTCTGCGCTTTCAGCTTCTCCTCTGGCAGTTTCTGCTTTCGCTACTACTAACACTGCTGCTGGTGCCGCTGGTCTTTCATGGGTTTTGTTTGATGTTGCAAGAGGCAAAAAAGTGTCAGCACTTGGTTTCTGTATCGGTGCGGTTGTAGGTCTTGTGGCTATCACGCCTGCTGCTGGTTTCGTAACCGTTCCTGCTTCCCTTTTCATCGGAACAATCGCTGCTGTGATCAGTAACTATGTTGCTCACCTGCGCACTCGTTCTACATTGGATGATACATTGGATGTATTTCCTTGCCACGGTGTAGGCGGTATGGTTGGTATGTTGATGACCGGTGTATTTGCAACAAGCGGTGTCAACTCACTCGTTACGGATCAAGGTCTTGCTTTCGGCGAAACAACATTATTCATTAACCACGTAATTGCTTTGGTAGGCGTGTCTGTTTTCGCATTCGGTGGCTCATTGCTGCTGCTTAAAATCACGGATCTTATCTTGCCACTTCGTGTTTCTGAATTGGATGAGAAAGCTGGATTGGATATCAGTCAGCACGATGAGTTTCTTATAGAAGCGTAA
- a CDS encoding 4Fe-4S binding protein: MAIMITDECINCGACEPECPNTAIYEGGVEWTWGDGTSLDEVDFGDGTVVSGKEKQSPVSDEFYYIVSDKCTECVGFHEEPQCAAVCPVDCCVPDPDNEEEEDTLLAKKAWMHGE, translated from the coding sequence ATGGCTATAATGATAACCGATGAATGCATAAATTGTGGGGCGTGCGAGCCAGAGTGCCCTAATACAGCAATTTATGAAGGAGGTGTAGAATGGACCTGGGGAGATGGTACGAGTCTGGATGAGGTGGATTTTGGTGATGGCACCGTGGTAAGCGGTAAAGAAAAACAGTCGCCGGTTTCTGATGAATTCTATTATATTGTTTCAGATAAATGTACAGAGTGCGTAGGTTTCCATGAAGAGCCTCAATGTGCGGCGGTTTGCCCTGTCGATTGCTGTGTTCCGGATCCTGACAATGAAGAGGAAGAAGATACATTACTTGCTAAGAAAGCATGGATGCACGGTGAATAA